Proteins encoded within one genomic window of Hahella chejuensis KCTC 2396:
- the groES gene encoding co-chaperone GroES has translation MKIRPLHERVVVRRKEEETKTAGGIVLPGNAAEKPSQGEVLAVGEGRILDNGDVRPLAVKVGDKVVFGQYAGSTVKIDGEELLIMSESDIFGVIEG, from the coding sequence ATGAAAATTCGTCCGTTACACGAACGTGTTGTCGTGCGCCGTAAGGAAGAAGAAACCAAAACTGCCGGTGGTATCGTGTTGCCCGGCAATGCGGCAGAAAAGCCTTCACAGGGTGAAGTACTGGCTGTGGGCGAAGGCCGTATTTTGGATAATGGCGATGTCCGTCCGTTGGCGGTCAAAGTCGGTGACAAGGTGGTTTTCGGCCAGTATGCCGGCAGCACCGTTAAGATTGATGGCGAAGAGCTGTTGATCATGAGCGAGAGCGACATCTTCGGCGTTATCGAAGGCTAA
- a CDS encoding type II secretion system protein N — protein sequence MLTGHITKITWVLLLAIVVTLAWQAARVTWGVWVGTPDIIVMPVGGVANANKNQATQANYPAWNLFGKAEDASAKKALSQVDAPITALRLDLYGVVVGGEEGGSGAIIAEKGKSAEYYRINEMLPGGAKLSAVFPDHVLISRNGALEKLAFDESVTVAGSAIEQVARPKNSGGIDSPEEFVSVAQKRLEEDPRGALASVGLAPVSSGDGASGYQYDGNNPMLGAMNLQKGDVIRSVNGHTLGNIEQDKQMIQQLYESGMLEVEIERDGATFTISYPLR from the coding sequence ATGTTGACAGGCCATATTACTAAGATAACCTGGGTGCTCTTGCTCGCCATAGTCGTGACGCTGGCGTGGCAAGCCGCAAGGGTGACCTGGGGCGTTTGGGTGGGAACCCCGGACATTATCGTCATGCCGGTCGGCGGCGTGGCGAATGCAAACAAGAATCAGGCGACGCAGGCTAACTATCCTGCGTGGAATTTATTCGGCAAGGCGGAAGATGCGTCCGCCAAAAAGGCGTTGAGCCAAGTGGACGCGCCAATCACTGCGTTAAGGCTGGATCTGTATGGGGTCGTAGTCGGCGGTGAAGAGGGTGGGTCCGGCGCTATCATTGCGGAAAAGGGAAAATCGGCCGAATATTATCGTATTAATGAAATGCTGCCCGGCGGAGCCAAATTGTCGGCAGTGTTTCCTGATCATGTGCTGATCAGCCGAAATGGCGCCTTGGAGAAGTTGGCGTTTGACGAATCCGTCACCGTTGCGGGCAGCGCTATCGAACAGGTGGCGAGACCCAAAAACAGCGGCGGAATTGACTCTCCCGAAGAGTTCGTCAGCGTCGCTCAGAAAAGACTGGAGGAAGATCCGCGAGGAGCCCTGGCTTCGGTGGGTCTGGCGCCAGTGAGTAGCGGCGATGGAGCGTCCGGCTACCAGTATGATGGCAATAACCCTATGTTGGGCGCCATGAACCTGCAGAAAGGGGATGTGATTCGCTCTGTGAATGGTCATACCCTCGGCAACATCGAGCAGGATAAACAGATGATTCAGCAGCTGTATGAAAGCGGCATGCTGGAGGTGGAAATAGAACGGGATGGGGCGACTTTCACTATCAGTTACCCATTACGCTGA
- the gspD gene encoding type II secretion system secretin GspD, with product MDMKHFRAFTFAWLLIAGFFSGVAGAEDQTWKVNLKDADIRAFITQIADITGYSFVVDPRVKGKVTVVSNAAMGRDEVYEMFLSVLNVHGFAAIPSEGIIKIVQQNEAKQTAENTSIFKTVPQEQLVTRVIQVKNANALELVPILRPMVAKYGHLAGVAAANGLIISDHVNNIARIERIVSELDSPSNYQLEVIQLKDAWVGDMVKLLEELAPSELGKGAPKGPANKFSVVADERSNRLILKGDENFRDKMRLLIAKLDQPAAVSGTTKVINLRHADAEALAELLKGLMGEIAPAKGEGAAAAPGGGKVSIYPDEGLNALVVRAEPSMMKEIEAIVQQLDVRRAQVLIEAAIVEISDGLSRQLGVQMAAGDLTGKSGPATVTNFTNVGISASAILAAIASNSTPSIGGDIAAVAIGEAEGRKGWGALIQALGTSGQANLLSTPSIITMDNLQSEIIVGQNVPFRTGQTGTGTDGTSNPFTTIERQDVGLTLRVTPSISDGDLVRLEIEQESSSIAPSNESASDIITNKRQIKTSVLADNAETIVLGGLMSENYKLSEAKVPLLGDIPLLGALFRSTKREKDKQNLLVFLRPTILRNKEEAKKASQDKYDQLWELNLNIKRNHKGDKHADNMIKPSMDSVYKENAFEQ from the coding sequence ATGGACATGAAACATTTTAGAGCCTTTACATTTGCCTGGTTGTTGATTGCGGGTTTTTTCTCCGGCGTGGCGGGGGCCGAAGATCAGACATGGAAGGTCAACCTTAAAGACGCCGATATTCGCGCCTTCATTACTCAAATCGCCGACATCACCGGCTACAGCTTTGTCGTCGACCCCAGGGTGAAAGGCAAAGTTACAGTGGTGTCGAACGCCGCCATGGGGCGTGATGAAGTCTACGAAATGTTTCTTTCCGTGTTGAATGTACATGGTTTCGCGGCGATTCCTTCCGAGGGAATCATCAAAATTGTGCAGCAGAACGAGGCCAAGCAGACCGCGGAGAACACCTCGATTTTTAAGACGGTGCCGCAGGAGCAGTTGGTGACCCGGGTCATACAGGTCAAGAACGCCAACGCCCTTGAGCTGGTGCCGATTCTACGTCCGATGGTGGCCAAGTATGGACACCTTGCCGGGGTCGCCGCCGCCAATGGTCTGATTATCAGTGACCACGTCAATAACATCGCCCGTATTGAGCGCATCGTGAGTGAGCTCGACAGCCCTTCCAACTACCAACTCGAAGTCATTCAGCTGAAAGACGCCTGGGTAGGCGACATGGTGAAACTGCTGGAAGAGCTGGCTCCTTCCGAGCTGGGTAAGGGAGCGCCAAAAGGACCCGCCAACAAGTTCAGCGTTGTCGCCGACGAGCGTAGCAACCGTCTGATCCTGAAAGGCGACGAGAACTTCCGCGACAAAATGCGCCTTCTTATCGCCAAGCTGGACCAGCCGGCGGCGGTGAGCGGCACGACCAAAGTTATCAATTTGCGTCACGCTGACGCTGAAGCGCTGGCTGAGCTGTTGAAAGGACTGATGGGCGAGATTGCGCCTGCGAAAGGCGAAGGGGCGGCAGCGGCTCCTGGCGGCGGCAAAGTCAGCATCTATCCTGATGAGGGATTGAACGCGCTGGTAGTGCGCGCAGAACCTTCCATGATGAAAGAAATAGAGGCTATCGTTCAGCAGCTGGACGTGCGTCGTGCGCAAGTATTGATTGAGGCGGCGATTGTCGAGATCAGCGATGGCTTGAGTCGTCAGCTTGGCGTGCAGATGGCGGCGGGAGATCTGACTGGCAAGTCTGGTCCTGCGACCGTCACTAACTTCACTAACGTGGGTATTTCCGCCTCCGCTATATTAGCGGCGATCGCCAGCAACTCTACGCCAAGCATTGGCGGCGATATCGCAGCCGTAGCGATTGGCGAAGCCGAAGGCCGCAAAGGTTGGGGCGCATTAATTCAAGCGCTGGGCACCAGCGGACAGGCGAATCTGCTGTCCACCCCCAGCATTATCACTATGGACAATCTGCAGTCCGAAATTATCGTTGGTCAGAACGTACCATTCCGCACAGGGCAGACTGGCACTGGCACAGACGGCACCAGCAATCCGTTCACGACTATCGAGCGTCAGGATGTTGGTTTGACGCTGCGTGTCACGCCGAGCATCAGTGATGGCGATTTGGTCAGATTGGAAATTGAGCAGGAGTCGTCCTCTATTGCGCCATCCAACGAAAGCGCCTCTGACATCATCACCAATAAGCGTCAGATCAAAACTTCCGTTCTGGCGGACAATGCTGAAACCATCGTACTGGGTGGTCTGATGAGCGAAAACTACAAGCTATCGGAGGCCAAAGTGCCGCTGTTAGGCGACATTCCTTTACTGGGCGCGCTGTTCCGCAGCACCAAGCGCGAAAAAGACAAGCAGAACCTTCTCGTGTTTCTGCGTCCGACTATTCTGCGCAACAAGGAAGAAGCCAAGAAGGCGAGTCAGGACAAGTATGACCAGTTGTGGGAGCTTAATCTCAATATCAAGCGTAACCACAAAGGCGATAAGCATGCGGACAACATGATCAAGCCTTCTATGGACAGCGTATACAAAGAGAACGCGTTCGAGCAGTAA
- a CDS encoding LemA family protein has protein sequence MSISAIIGIVVIIAVAFYLISIYNKLVSLKNRFKNAFAQIDVQLQRRHDLIPNLVETAKAFMKHEQDTLEKVMQARSQAINAQQAAAQRPEEGERIKQLSQAEGMLSRALANFYAVSENYPDIKANQTMQQLMEELTSTENKVGFARQAYNDAVMTYHTYREQFPSNLIAGFFGFKETEMFEIESAEARQAVKVSFN, from the coding sequence ATGAGCATTTCCGCGATTATCGGTATTGTCGTCATTATCGCCGTCGCTTTTTATCTGATATCCATCTACAACAAACTCGTGTCCCTGAAGAATCGCTTCAAGAACGCTTTCGCCCAAATAGACGTACAGTTACAGCGCCGCCATGATCTGATTCCCAATCTGGTGGAAACCGCCAAGGCGTTCATGAAGCATGAGCAGGACACATTGGAGAAAGTCATGCAGGCGCGCAGTCAGGCCATCAATGCGCAACAGGCGGCGGCGCAACGACCGGAGGAAGGAGAGCGCATCAAACAGTTGTCTCAGGCCGAAGGCATGCTAAGCCGCGCTCTGGCGAACTTCTACGCCGTGTCTGAAAACTACCCGGACATCAAGGCGAATCAAACGATGCAACAATTGATGGAAGAACTCACCAGCACGGAAAACAAAGTTGGCTTCGCCCGTCAGGCTTACAACGACGCCGTCATGACCTATCACACCTATCGGGAGCAATTCCCCAGCAATCTTATCGCCGGCTTTTTCGGCTTCAAAGAAACGGAGATGTTTGAAATCGAGTCCGCCGAGGCTCGTCAGGCTGTCAAAGTCAGCTTTAACTAA
- a CDS encoding FxsA family protein: MLSRIPFLIPIIALIEIYLIIEVGGAIGFWPTVSIFIVTGIIGVTMLRRQGFSLLSSLQAKMQAGELPAGEMLEGVALLIGGAMLVTPGFLTDFMGFVLLTPLTRKLLIGRIGGALLRSARVVRSSYSQTTYSATAERDGPFRGDPSGGPRQGAGGDKVIEGEYTREDSEKN, translated from the coding sequence ATGCTAAGCAGAATACCTTTTCTTATCCCCATTATTGCGCTCATTGAGATTTATCTGATCATAGAAGTCGGCGGCGCCATTGGCTTCTGGCCTACTGTATCGATTTTTATCGTCACCGGGATTATCGGTGTGACCATGCTGCGACGGCAGGGATTTTCTCTCCTCAGCAGCCTGCAGGCGAAAATGCAGGCGGGTGAGCTGCCGGCGGGAGAAATGCTGGAAGGCGTTGCGCTGTTGATCGGCGGCGCCATGCTGGTGACGCCAGGGTTTTTGACCGATTTCATGGGATTCGTTCTGTTGACGCCGCTGACGCGCAAGTTGCTGATCGGCCGTATTGGCGGGGCGTTGCTGCGTAGTGCGCGAGTAGTAAGAAGCAGTTATAGTCAAACGACCTATTCGGCGACCGCTGAACGGGACGGTCCCTTCCGCGGAGACCCCTCTGGCGGCCCACGCCAAGGCGCTGGCGGGGATAAAGTGATTGAAGGCGAGTACACCCGAGAGGACTCGGAAAAAAATTAA
- a CDS encoding M48 family metallopeptidase, protein MDFFAKQERARKLSGLLLLHFAAALVGIALAINIAGFVAYHYFVDARMTPGVWLAGPAWWVALAVIAIVAVGAGKRFLQLRHGGRSVAQMVGARQINASSRNPNERCLVNVVEEMSIASGVPIPSIYIMDHEEAVNAFVAGYTLEDMSLVVTAGTLNSLTRDELQGVIGHEFSHILNADTRLNVQIIAVLAGILLIGSTGAFLLRASSRSGGGRSRDARGAIVVLAAGVTLFILGYIGLFFGRLIQAALSRQREYLADASSVQFTRNPEGIAGALFKIRESQTHSYLGHTSSAQEVNHMCFGESLKLNAWFASHPPLDERIRAIDPLFLTKQRARRNQDQIQGAPPAKDSEGESLTAATSGFASGAAAANEKIRSAGIAKQVGRHTQATQHWSQRTLQRLQATFGDALHTPSQAESMIYALLLLESPVRLPIGDAILHSSGSPVKSTPEFESLERKITTLPADHRLPLLEVCLGALKGGAAATRSHVVAVAQQIVALDERTTLSEFAILALLRTQLDEDFVPQRGALTRYEQAGDEIALMISAFARLGVTASGASPEGNPSQFFKQVMSQNFPHLQATFHSRLASDQLTDALNRLSQLSALLKPAVVEAFAQCVSYDGYVSLKEYELLRAATAVMGCPMPPLEPSGEINSE, encoded by the coding sequence ATGGATTTTTTCGCCAAACAAGAGCGCGCGCGCAAGCTTTCCGGTCTGCTTCTGCTCCATTTCGCCGCCGCCCTGGTCGGCATCGCACTCGCCATTAATATCGCAGGATTCGTCGCTTACCACTATTTTGTGGACGCGCGCATGACGCCAGGCGTCTGGCTGGCTGGTCCAGCCTGGTGGGTCGCGCTGGCGGTCATCGCCATTGTCGCCGTGGGAGCAGGCAAACGCTTTTTACAGTTACGACACGGCGGACGCTCCGTTGCGCAGATGGTCGGCGCGCGCCAGATTAATGCATCATCCAGGAACCCAAATGAACGCTGCCTGGTCAATGTCGTGGAGGAAATGAGCATCGCTTCCGGCGTGCCCATCCCCAGCATCTACATCATGGACCATGAAGAAGCCGTCAACGCCTTCGTGGCGGGTTACACGCTTGAGGACATGTCTCTGGTGGTCACCGCAGGTACGCTTAACTCGTTAACCCGGGATGAGCTGCAAGGCGTCATTGGCCATGAGTTCAGCCATATTCTGAACGCTGATACCCGTTTGAATGTGCAGATCATCGCCGTTCTTGCAGGCATTCTGTTAATTGGCTCCACCGGCGCATTCTTACTACGCGCTTCAAGCAGGAGCGGCGGCGGGCGTTCTCGAGACGCCAGAGGCGCGATAGTCGTGCTGGCGGCGGGAGTGACCCTGTTTATACTGGGTTACATCGGCCTGTTCTTCGGGCGTCTGATTCAAGCTGCGCTCTCCCGCCAACGGGAATATCTGGCGGACGCGTCCTCAGTGCAGTTTACCCGAAACCCTGAAGGCATCGCCGGCGCACTCTTCAAAATACGGGAAAGCCAGACCCACTCGTATCTTGGCCACACGTCCAGCGCCCAAGAGGTTAATCATATGTGCTTTGGAGAAAGCCTGAAGCTCAACGCCTGGTTCGCATCACATCCGCCGCTGGATGAGCGTATTCGCGCCATAGACCCTCTTTTTCTCACCAAACAAAGAGCGCGTCGCAATCAAGATCAGATACAGGGAGCGCCACCAGCGAAAGACAGTGAAGGCGAGAGCCTCACCGCCGCTACATCCGGCTTCGCTTCAGGCGCAGCAGCAGCCAATGAGAAAATCCGGAGCGCAGGCATCGCCAAACAGGTGGGACGTCATACACAGGCGACGCAACACTGGAGCCAGCGAACACTGCAACGGCTGCAGGCGACGTTTGGGGACGCCCTGCACACGCCAAGCCAGGCGGAAAGCATGATTTACGCCCTATTGCTGCTGGAGTCGCCGGTCAGGCTGCCTATTGGCGACGCCATCCTGCACTCCTCCGGCTCCCCTGTTAAAAGCACGCCAGAATTCGAAAGTCTTGAACGCAAGATTACGACTTTGCCAGCCGATCACCGCTTGCCGCTTTTGGAGGTCTGCCTGGGCGCATTGAAAGGAGGGGCTGCCGCCACTCGCTCCCACGTCGTCGCCGTGGCGCAACAAATCGTCGCCCTGGACGAACGCACTACACTCTCGGAATTCGCCATCCTGGCGCTATTGCGCACGCAATTGGACGAGGACTTTGTTCCCCAACGAGGCGCCTTGACCCGCTACGAGCAGGCTGGAGATGAAATTGCACTCATGATCTCCGCTTTTGCGCGCTTGGGCGTCACCGCTTCAGGCGCAAGCCCGGAGGGCAATCCCAGCCAATTCTTCAAGCAAGTGATGTCGCAGAACTTCCCCCACCTACAGGCGACCTTTCACTCCAGACTCGCTTCCGATCAACTCACGGATGCGCTCAACAGATTATCGCAGTTGTCGGCGCTACTGAAACCCGCCGTGGTCGAGGCCTTCGCACAATGCGTCAGTTACGACGGATACGTCAGCTTGAAGGAGTATGAGTTGCTGCGCGCTGCGACAGCAGTGATGGGATGCCCGATGCCGCCTCTGGAGCCCAGCGGCGAGATTAATAGCGAATAA
- the groL gene encoding chaperonin GroEL (60 kDa chaperone family; promotes refolding of misfolded polypeptides especially under stressful conditions; forms two stacked rings of heptamers to form a barrel-shaped 14mer; ends can be capped by GroES; misfolded proteins enter the barrel where they are refolded when GroES binds): MAAKDVKFGDSARKRMVAGVNTLADAVKVTLGPKGRNVVLDKSFGAPTVTKDGVSVAKEIELKDKFENMGAQMVKEVASKTNDEAGDGTTTATVLAQAILNEGLKSVAAGMNPMDLKRGIDKAVIAAVKEIKNISRPCEDSKSIAQVGTISANSDERIGNIIAEAMEKVGKEGVITVEEGSGLEDELDVVEGMQFDRGYLSAYFVNNQDSMSAELEDPFILLVDKKISNIREMLPVLEAVAKSSKPLLVISEDLEGEALATLVVNNMRGIVKVAAVKAPGFGDRRKEMLQDIAILTGGTVISEEVGLNLEGATLDDLGTAKRVVVTKENTTIIDGAGAKSDIEARVAQIRRQIEETSSDYDREKLQERVAKLAGGVAVIKVGAATEVEMKEKKARVEDALHSTRAAVEEGVVPGGGVALVRALQAVSDLAGDNADQDVGINLLRRAMEAPLRQIVANAGGEPSVVVDKVRQGEGAFGYNAGTEAYGDMLEMGILDPAKVTRTALQSAASIAGLMITTECMVSDLPEDDKKGGMPDMGGMGGMGGMGGMM, from the coding sequence ATGGCAGCTAAAGACGTTAAATTTGGCGATTCCGCGCGTAAGCGCATGGTGGCGGGCGTTAACACCCTGGCCGACGCAGTTAAAGTCACTTTGGGTCCGAAAGGCCGCAACGTGGTTCTGGACAAGTCCTTCGGCGCGCCTACGGTCACTAAAGACGGTGTGTCCGTAGCTAAAGAAATCGAACTGAAAGACAAGTTCGAAAACATGGGCGCGCAAATGGTGAAGGAAGTTGCTTCCAAAACCAACGATGAAGCGGGTGACGGCACCACCACTGCAACTGTACTGGCTCAGGCGATCCTGAACGAAGGCTTGAAGTCTGTCGCAGCGGGCATGAACCCAATGGACCTGAAGCGCGGCATCGACAAAGCCGTTATCGCTGCGGTCAAAGAAATCAAGAACATCTCCCGTCCTTGCGAAGACTCCAAGTCCATCGCCCAGGTTGGCACTATCTCCGCCAACAGCGACGAGCGCATCGGCAATATCATTGCTGAAGCCATGGAAAAAGTGGGTAAGGAAGGCGTTATCACTGTTGAAGAAGGCAGTGGTCTGGAAGACGAGCTGGACGTGGTTGAAGGTATGCAGTTCGACCGTGGCTACCTGTCCGCCTACTTCGTAAACAACCAGGACAGCATGAGCGCTGAACTGGAAGATCCTTTCATCCTGCTGGTTGACAAGAAGATCTCCAACATCCGCGAAATGCTGCCTGTACTGGAAGCAGTAGCCAAGTCCTCCAAACCTCTGCTGGTGATCTCTGAAGATCTGGAAGGCGAAGCGCTGGCGACTCTGGTTGTTAACAACATGCGCGGCATCGTAAAAGTTGCGGCGGTTAAAGCGCCTGGCTTCGGCGATCGTCGTAAAGAAATGCTGCAGGATATCGCTATCCTGACCGGCGGCACCGTAATCTCTGAAGAAGTAGGCCTGAACCTGGAAGGCGCTACTCTGGATGACCTGGGCACTGCCAAGCGCGTTGTAGTCACCAAAGAAAACACCACTATCATCGATGGCGCTGGCGCTAAGAGCGATATCGAAGCGCGCGTTGCGCAAATCCGTCGTCAAATCGAAGAAACTTCTTCCGATTACGACCGTGAGAAGCTGCAAGAGCGCGTCGCTAAACTGGCTGGCGGCGTAGCCGTTATCAAAGTTGGCGCAGCGACTGAAGTGGAAATGAAAGAGAAGAAAGCCCGCGTTGAAGACGCGCTGCACTCAACTCGCGCTGCGGTTGAAGAGGGCGTTGTGCCTGGTGGTGGCGTCGCACTGGTGCGCGCGCTGCAGGCCGTTTCTGACTTGGCTGGCGACAACGCTGACCAAGACGTGGGCATCAATCTGCTGCGTCGCGCGATGGAAGCGCCTCTGCGTCAGATCGTCGCCAACGCTGGCGGCGAGCCTTCCGTAGTTGTGGACAAAGTCCGTCAGGGCGAAGGCGCGTTCGGTTACAATGCTGGCACTGAAGCATACGGCGACATGCTGGAAATGGGTATTCTGGACCCTGCGAAAGTTACCCGCACCGCACTGCAATCCGCTGCGTCCATTGCTGGTCTGATGATCACTACCGAGTGTATGGTTTCCGACCTGCCTGAAGACGACAAGAAAGGCGGCATGCCAGACATGGGCGGCATGGGAGGAATGGGTGGCATGGGCGGCATGATGTAA
- the gspN gene encoding type II secretion system protein N, giving the protein MIKKIVGLVIIGGLTYLAGLVLLVPVEFVWRQAGVPANQLPVRVQKLQGTLWEGKALISHSWATGVLDWDVYPSGLLLMGDALALNFRANKIDIDAKAALDGFDQVRVLADGSLDLAALAPALRRHRLNLSGELKISGLDVTLDTNTGLPVRASGRAQWAGGPVTYPMGRENKTATMPPLQGLIKQEGEEIHLEVLDSTENKPVMSAQVTRDGTAKIQIRKRLLDLAGAPWSKQANPDDIVFRVQQRIL; this is encoded by the coding sequence GTGATAAAAAAAATTGTGGGATTGGTTATTATTGGCGGCCTGACCTATCTGGCGGGGTTGGTGTTGCTCGTGCCCGTGGAGTTTGTTTGGCGTCAGGCCGGCGTTCCCGCCAACCAACTTCCCGTGCGGGTGCAGAAGCTGCAGGGCACGCTTTGGGAAGGCAAAGCTCTGATTTCTCATTCTTGGGCCACTGGCGTGCTGGACTGGGATGTGTATCCATCCGGCCTTCTGCTGATGGGCGATGCTCTGGCGCTGAACTTTCGCGCTAACAAAATCGATATAGACGCCAAAGCCGCTCTGGATGGATTCGATCAGGTCCGGGTGCTTGCTGACGGTTCTCTGGATCTGGCGGCGCTGGCGCCGGCGTTGCGCCGCCATCGTCTGAATCTGAGCGGAGAGCTGAAGATCAGTGGCTTGGATGTGACGCTGGACACCAATACGGGTCTTCCTGTGCGAGCTTCAGGGCGAGCGCAGTGGGCGGGCGGGCCGGTTACCTATCCGATGGGCCGGGAAAATAAGACCGCCACGATGCCTCCGTTGCAGGGGCTGATTAAACAGGAGGGTGAGGAAATTCACCTGGAAGTACTGGATAGCACGGAAAACAAACCCGTTATGAGCGCTCAGGTAACGCGGGACGGCACGGCGAAGATACAAATTCGCAAACGGTTGTTGGACCTGGCGGGCGCGCCCTGGAGTAAACAGGCGAATCCTGACGACATTGTTTTCCGGGTACAGCAACGGATACTTTAA
- a CDS encoding putative bifunctional diguanylate cyclase/phosphodiesterase produces MVQEKQNAPVKWRHSLSAKLMNWVLFTALAVGVLLSIGQIIFESMRAVEEMDNEARQTLAIVRDPATQAVYSIDPDLAQQVLEGLFEKPSIRYAAISHPNQTTLAELSKPLLETQSRWMTDAIFGKEREYAISLFRPTPQPTYYGELKIVVDTAPKSALFFERSILIFMTGLLRALLLAFVLHLVYHFLLTAPLKAIINSLLRINPAEPGLQSLPVPRQHEKDELGSWVRAANSLLQSIEEHQQKRQAAEARIIKLSQYDSLTGLPTRSLFTNYIAAAVDDSEALNQKFAVFCVGIDDFKSINEQLGYSQGDKLLQAFAERLLSQRDGVHTVCRLGGDQFALILFNVSSSYRVAAFAESLLREISRPFEIEEQLTPVSCTIGIAIYPDDARDAEKILQKAEQTMMLAKSVANNHFQFYVASLDSEIRERKKLEKDLSKAIQNDELFLVYQPQIDLNSKQVVGCEALLRWRHPERGLVPPDVFIPIAEANETILEIGDWVLHEACAQVNQWRNQGFNIKVAINLSANQLRQKEFAPHVLKIIESRQIPTSLIELEVTETSFMENLNQAITSLRHLSEFGIQCAVDDFGTGYSSLSYLKQLPIRKIKIDKQFVRDLMKDEDDTQIVHAIIQLGKSLRLDVIAEGVETPRQERFLKHDGCTLAQGYYYSKPVPPDELIEFMKVSHAPQT; encoded by the coding sequence ATGGTTCAAGAAAAGCAAAACGCTCCAGTAAAATGGCGACATAGCCTGTCCGCCAAATTAATGAACTGGGTGTTGTTTACCGCGCTGGCGGTAGGCGTTTTACTCAGCATTGGTCAGATTATTTTCGAATCCATGCGCGCAGTAGAAGAAATGGACAACGAGGCCAGACAGACCCTGGCCATTGTGCGCGACCCGGCCACTCAGGCGGTTTACAGTATCGATCCGGACTTGGCGCAGCAGGTTCTGGAAGGCCTGTTCGAAAAGCCATCCATCCGCTATGCGGCTATCTCTCACCCCAATCAGACCACTCTGGCCGAGCTATCCAAACCCCTGCTGGAAACTCAAAGTCGCTGGATGACCGACGCCATTTTCGGCAAGGAGCGCGAGTACGCCATCTCTTTGTTTCGCCCAACTCCACAGCCAACCTACTATGGCGAGCTGAAAATCGTCGTAGACACCGCCCCTAAGTCAGCGCTGTTTTTCGAGCGCTCCATACTGATTTTCATGACCGGCCTCCTGCGCGCCCTGCTCTTGGCGTTTGTCCTGCATCTGGTCTACCACTTCCTGTTGACCGCGCCGCTTAAAGCTATCATCAATTCATTGCTGCGCATCAACCCTGCTGAGCCTGGATTACAGTCACTCCCGGTGCCCCGCCAACATGAAAAAGACGAATTGGGCAGTTGGGTGCGAGCCGCCAACAGCCTTTTGCAGTCCATAGAGGAGCACCAACAAAAGCGCCAGGCGGCGGAAGCGCGAATCATTAAGCTATCCCAGTACGATTCCCTCACCGGCTTGCCGACGCGATCTCTGTTCACTAACTACATTGCCGCAGCGGTGGATGACTCCGAAGCGTTAAACCAGAAATTCGCGGTTTTTTGCGTCGGCATTGACGACTTCAAGTCGATCAACGAGCAACTGGGCTACAGCCAGGGAGACAAGCTGTTACAGGCCTTCGCCGAGAGACTGCTGTCGCAGCGGGACGGCGTGCATACGGTCTGCCGACTTGGCGGCGATCAATTCGCCCTGATCCTGTTTAATGTCAGCAGCAGTTACCGGGTGGCGGCTTTTGCCGAGTCACTGCTACGGGAAATCAGCCGTCCGTTTGAGATAGAGGAGCAACTAACCCCCGTATCCTGCACCATCGGCATCGCTATTTACCCTGACGACGCCCGCGATGCGGAGAAGATTCTACAAAAGGCCGAGCAAACCATGATGTTGGCCAAGTCTGTCGCCAACAATCACTTTCAGTTCTACGTCGCCAGCCTCGACAGCGAAATCCGTGAACGTAAAAAACTGGAGAAAGATCTCTCCAAGGCCATACAAAACGACGAACTGTTCCTGGTGTATCAGCCGCAAATAGACCTGAACTCGAAGCAGGTTGTGGGCTGCGAAGCGCTGCTACGCTGGCGCCACCCCGAACGCGGCCTGGTGCCTCCTGATGTATTCATTCCCATTGCAGAGGCCAATGAAACTATCCTTGAAATCGGCGACTGGGTGCTGCACGAGGCCTGCGCTCAGGTTAATCAGTGGCGCAACCAGGGTTTCAACATCAAAGTGGCTATAAACCTGTCCGCTAACCAGCTCAGGCAGAAAGAGTTTGCGCCTCATGTCCTGAAAATCATTGAAAGCCGCCAAATTCCCACCTCGCTGATTGAGCTTGAAGTGACGGAAACCAGCTTCATGGAGAACCTGAATCAGGCCATCACTTCCCTGCGCCACCTGAGCGAATTCGGCATTCAGTGCGCCGTGGATGATTTCGGCACCGGCTATTCATCGCTCAGTTACCTGAAGCAACTGCCTATCCGCAAGATCAAAATCGACAAACAGTTTGTCCGCGACCTGATGAAAGACGAAGACGACACCCAAATCGTGCACGCCATCATCCAGCTGGGTAAAAGTCTGCGTCTGGATGTCATCGCCGAAGGCGTGGAGACGCCTCGACAAGAACGCTTCCTGAAACATGACGGCTGCACGCTGGCGCAGGGCTACTATTACAGCAAGCCGGTGCCGCCGGACGAGCTCATCGAGTTCATGAAAGTCAGTCACGCGCCGCAAACCTGA